In one window of Halococcus salifodinae DSM 8989 DNA:
- the gatB gene encoding Asp-tRNA(Asn)/Glu-tRNA(Gln) amidotransferase subunit GatB produces the protein MTAHAAAAREHAVVIGLEVHVQLETDSKVFCGCGTDFEDDEPNSHTCPTCLGLPGALPVLNEAAVEAGLKLAAAIDADVPETTRFHRKNYYYPDLPKNFQITQYDSPLCENGALTVAIEDDEREIAIERAHLEEDPGSLQHAGGSGGIDTAEYTRVDYNRAGVPLMEIVTEPDFRGPEEVRAFLAKLTEVLEYLDVFDSSRDGSLRVDANISLVPGEEVAADGTIGKEALAAANRTEVKNISSHKGAEKALAYEVTRQRNALQRDRTIEQETRHWDESRGVTVSMRSKEEEKDYRYFAEPDLPVLQVADRATEIEIPELPDARRERFREEYGLSQAAARKLTSTRDVADFYERVADRFDPDVAASWVADTLLGELNYRDMEIGDIEGRLDEFVRLVELAETGKITEKNAEEVVLRAMLDEGLSPDDVIEREGLGATGEDEIERAVGTAIDENPGAVEDYHTGDDGALNFLVGQVMGATGGSADPGTVNQLLRDELDG, from the coding sequence ATGACTGCCCACGCCGCCGCGGCGCGCGAGCACGCCGTCGTCATCGGGCTCGAAGTCCACGTCCAGCTCGAAACCGATAGTAAGGTATTCTGTGGCTGCGGGACGGATTTCGAGGACGACGAACCCAACTCACACACCTGTCCGACGTGTCTCGGCCTGCCCGGCGCGCTCCCGGTGCTGAACGAGGCGGCGGTCGAGGCCGGGCTCAAACTCGCCGCCGCGATCGACGCTGACGTGCCTGAAACGACCCGTTTTCACCGGAAGAACTACTACTACCCCGATCTCCCGAAGAACTTCCAGATCACCCAGTACGACTCGCCGCTCTGCGAGAACGGCGCACTCACCGTCGCGATCGAGGACGACGAGCGGGAAATCGCGATCGAACGCGCCCACCTCGAAGAGGACCCCGGCAGCCTCCAGCACGCCGGCGGCAGCGGCGGGATCGACACCGCCGAGTACACCCGCGTCGACTACAACCGCGCTGGCGTCCCGCTGATGGAGATCGTGACCGAACCCGACTTCCGGGGTCCCGAGGAGGTCAGAGCCTTCCTCGCGAAGCTCACGGAGGTCCTCGAATACCTCGACGTGTTCGACAGTTCGCGGGACGGCTCACTCCGGGTCGACGCCAACATCTCGCTCGTGCCCGGCGAGGAAGTCGCCGCCGACGGCACGATCGGGAAAGAGGCGCTCGCGGCGGCCAACCGGACGGAGGTGAAGAACATCTCGAGCCACAAGGGCGCGGAGAAGGCGCTCGCCTACGAGGTCACGCGCCAGCGCAACGCGCTCCAGCGCGATCGGACGATCGAACAGGAGACTCGCCACTGGGACGAGTCGCGGGGCGTGACGGTCTCGATGCGCTCGAAGGAAGAAGAGAAGGACTATCGGTACTTCGCCGAGCCGGATCTCCCGGTGCTCCAGGTCGCCGACCGGGCCACCGAAATCGAGATTCCGGAGCTTCCCGACGCCAGACGCGAGCGGTTCCGCGAGGAGTACGGGCTGAGTCAGGCGGCCGCGCGAAAGCTCACCTCCACCCGCGACGTCGCGGATTTCTACGAGCGGGTGGCCGACCGCTTCGATCCCGACGTCGCGGCGTCGTGGGTCGCCGACACCCTTCTTGGGGAGCTCAACTACCGCGACATGGAAATCGGGGACATCGAGGGGCGTCTCGACGAGTTCGTCCGGTTGGTCGAGCTCGCCGAGACGGGTAAAATCACCGAGAAGAACGCCGAAGAGGTCGTGTTGCGCGCGATGCTCGACGAGGGACTGAGCCCGGACGACGTGATCGAGCGCGAGGGGCTCGGAGCCACCGGCGAGGACGAGATCGAACGGGCTGTCGGGACAGCGATCGACGAGAATCCGGGTGCGGTCGAGGACTATCACACGGGCGACGACGGCGCGCTCAACTTCCTCGTGGGCCAGGTCATGGGGGCCACAGGAGGAAGCGCCGATCCGGGCACGGTGAACCAACTGCTCCGCGACGAACTCGACGGCTGA
- the smc gene encoding chromosome segregation protein SMC: MNIKTLVLDNFKSFGRKTRIPFYEDFTTVSGPNGSGKSNIIDAVLFALGLARTRGIRARKLTDLIYNPAHDEGDGVGGTREASVAVVLDNEDSTLTRAEVESAAGTEDVGDVDEITVKRRVKQTEDNYYSYYYINGRSVNLADIQDLLAQAGVTPEGYNVVMQGDVTGIINMTAGERREIIDEIAGVAAFDAKKEDAFEELEVVEGRIEEAELRIEEKEERLNQLEDERETALEYQDLRDEKEEYESYRKAAELEEKREALADTREEIDEREEKIAELRRELDEREGRVSRLETDLDDLNTEIERKGEDEQLAIKREIEEVKGEIGRLEDKIETAEERIEDAENERRQAFVEIDRKQETVDELESDIRQVKVEKSSIATEIEDLENDLAEVESEIEATDTAYDELKADLAEQREALEAEKSAKNEKQREQDRLLDAARRRSTEQDETESELDEAREKIPAIEAAIEDIADEREKAATNEANIEDVVSDLKTEKRERNEDLDEVEEELRAAQQKYADLEAKTDESGSSYGRAVSTVLNADMDGVHGTIAQLGGVDPEYATACETAAGGRLAHVVVDDDGVGESAIDYLKSRNAGRATFLPLTEMHQRSLPQLPGQEGVVDFAANLVDYPTEYAGVFSYVLGSTLVVEDMATARELMGDYRLVTLEGELVEKSGAMTGGSKSGSRYSFGSSEGRLKRVADRVAELEEERREAKEAVRDVEERLDDARERRSAAAEQVREVEADIEAKEREHEEVEERIDSLEDEIDEIETAREEVDEEMGELETAIADHDDRIEGIEDEIADLEGELADSDVPELTEEADAIETEIDDREDRMDDLDGRLNELQLEKEYAEDSIDDLHATLETAQNRKAENEERIEELKDEIDGCEDTLDEKEAAVAELEEELAELKEDRTELKDELQDARTTRDEQQEVVDEAETALEDRRETAERLDWEIDELAAAVGEYDADEIPDHDEVEREISRIEGKMEELEPVNMLAIDEYDAVEDDLADLTGKKDTLTDERDGIEERIESYEAQKKGTFMESYEAINDQFESIFERLSAGSGTLHLEDPEDPFEGGLTMKAQPGDKPIQRLDAMSGGEKSLTALAFIFAIQRHNPAPFYALDEIDAFLDAANAERVGELVDELASEAQFIVVSHRSAMLERSERAIGVTMQGDNVSAVTGIELGAQEAPADD; encoded by the coding sequence ATGAACATCAAGACGCTCGTCTTAGACAACTTCAAGAGTTTCGGCCGGAAGACCCGAATCCCCTTCTACGAGGATTTCACTACTGTCAGCGGCCCGAACGGCTCGGGCAAGTCGAACATCATCGACGCCGTGCTGTTCGCGCTCGGCCTCGCCCGTACGCGGGGCATCCGTGCACGCAAACTCACCGACTTGATCTACAACCCCGCCCACGACGAGGGCGACGGGGTCGGCGGCACGCGCGAGGCGAGCGTCGCGGTCGTCCTCGACAACGAGGATAGCACCCTCACCCGCGCCGAGGTCGAGAGCGCCGCCGGCACCGAGGACGTCGGCGACGTCGACGAGATCACCGTCAAACGCCGCGTCAAGCAGACCGAGGACAATTATTATTCCTACTACTACATCAACGGCCGCTCGGTGAACCTCGCCGACATTCAGGATCTGCTCGCCCAGGCCGGCGTCACCCCGGAGGGGTACAACGTCGTGATGCAGGGCGACGTCACGGGGATCATCAACATGACCGCGGGCGAGCGCCGCGAGATCATCGACGAGATCGCGGGCGTCGCCGCGTTCGACGCGAAGAAAGAAGACGCCTTCGAGGAGCTCGAAGTGGTCGAGGGCCGGATCGAGGAGGCCGAGCTCCGGATCGAGGAGAAGGAGGAACGACTCAACCAGTTGGAGGACGAGCGTGAGACCGCGCTCGAATATCAGGACCTCCGCGACGAGAAGGAAGAGTACGAGAGCTACCGGAAGGCCGCCGAGCTGGAGGAAAAACGCGAGGCGCTCGCCGACACCCGCGAAGAGATCGACGAGCGCGAAGAAAAGATCGCGGAGCTACGGCGCGAACTCGACGAGCGTGAGGGCCGCGTATCACGGCTCGAAACCGACCTCGACGATCTCAACACCGAAATCGAGCGGAAGGGTGAGGACGAGCAGCTCGCGATCAAACGGGAGATCGAGGAGGTCAAAGGCGAGATCGGGCGGCTGGAGGACAAGATCGAGACCGCCGAAGAGCGCATCGAAGATGCAGAAAACGAGCGCCGCCAGGCGTTCGTGGAGATCGACCGCAAGCAGGAGACCGTCGACGAACTCGAAAGCGATATTCGGCAGGTCAAAGTCGAGAAGTCCTCGATCGCGACCGAGATCGAGGACCTCGAAAACGATCTCGCCGAGGTCGAGAGCGAGATCGAGGCGACTGACACCGCGTACGACGAACTGAAGGCCGATCTCGCGGAGCAACGTGAGGCGCTCGAAGCCGAGAAGAGCGCAAAGAACGAGAAACAGCGCGAGCAGGACCGGCTGCTCGACGCCGCACGGCGGCGCTCGACCGAGCAGGACGAAACCGAGTCCGAACTCGACGAGGCGCGCGAGAAAATCCCCGCAATCGAGGCCGCAATCGAAGACATAGCGGACGAACGCGAGAAGGCCGCGACGAACGAGGCGAACATCGAGGACGTCGTTTCCGACCTCAAAACTGAAAAACGCGAGCGCAACGAGGATTTGGACGAGGTCGAGGAGGAGCTGCGGGCCGCCCAGCAGAAATACGCCGACCTCGAAGCCAAGACCGACGAGAGCGGCTCGTCGTACGGTCGAGCGGTTTCCACGGTGTTGAACGCCGACATGGATGGGGTACACGGCACGATCGCCCAGCTCGGCGGCGTCGATCCGGAGTACGCGACCGCGTGTGAGACGGCCGCCGGCGGGCGGCTGGCCCACGTCGTGGTCGACGACGACGGTGTGGGCGAAAGCGCGATCGACTATCTCAAATCCAGAAACGCGGGCCGAGCGACCTTCCTCCCGCTGACCGAGATGCACCAGCGCTCGCTGCCGCAACTGCCCGGCCAGGAGGGTGTGGTGGATTTCGCCGCGAACCTCGTCGACTATCCCACCGAGTACGCGGGCGTGTTCTCGTACGTTCTCGGGAGCACGCTCGTGGTCGAGGACATGGCGACCGCACGGGAGCTGATGGGCGACTATCGCCTGGTCACGCTGGAGGGCGAACTCGTCGAGAAGAGCGGCGCGATGACCGGCGGCTCGAAGAGCGGGTCGCGGTACTCCTTCGGATCGAGCGAGGGCCGGCTGAAACGGGTCGCGGATCGGGTGGCGGAGCTCGAAGAGGAGCGCCGCGAGGCGAAAGAGGCAGTACGCGACGTCGAAGAGCGGCTCGACGACGCGCGCGAACGGCGCTCCGCGGCCGCCGAGCAGGTGCGGGAGGTCGAGGCCGACATCGAGGCGAAAGAGCGCGAGCACGAGGAGGTCGAAGAGCGGATCGACTCGTTGGAGGACGAGATCGACGAGATCGAAACCGCTCGCGAGGAGGTCGACGAGGAGATGGGCGAGCTCGAAACCGCGATCGCCGATCACGACGATCGGATCGAGGGGATCGAGGACGAAATCGCCGATCTGGAGGGCGAACTCGCGGATTCGGACGTCCCGGAGCTCACCGAAGAGGCCGACGCGATCGAGACCGAGATCGACGACCGCGAGGACCGGATGGACGACCTCGACGGCCGGCTGAACGAACTCCAGCTGGAGAAGGAGTACGCCGAGGACTCGATCGACGATCTCCACGCGACGCTCGAAACCGCCCAAAATCGCAAGGCCGAGAACGAGGAACGGATCGAGGAACTCAAAGACGAGATCGACGGGTGCGAGGACACCCTCGACGAGAAGGAGGCCGCTGTCGCCGAGCTGGAGGAGGAACTCGCCGAGCTGAAAGAGGATCGTACCGAGTTGAAGGACGAACTTCAGGACGCACGGACAACCCGCGACGAACAGCAGGAGGTGGTTGACGAGGCCGAGACCGCTCTCGAAGACCGGCGTGAGACCGCCGAACGCCTCGACTGGGAGATCGATGAGCTCGCCGCGGCGGTCGGCGAGTACGACGCCGACGAGATTCCGGACCACGACGAGGTCGAGCGCGAGATCTCGCGGATCGAAGGGAAGATGGAGGAGCTAGAGCCGGTCAACATGCTCGCGATCGACGAGTACGACGCTGTCGAGGACGATCTCGCGGACCTCACCGGCAAGAAGGACACCCTGACCGACGAGCGCGACGGGATCGAGGAGCGGATCGAGTCCTACGAGGCTCAGAAGAAGGGGACGTTCATGGAGTCCTATGAAGCGATCAACGACCAGTTCGAGTCGATCTTCGAGCGGCTCTCGGCGGGGTCGGGGACGCTCCACTTGGAAGATCCCGAAGACCCCTTCGAGGGCGGGCTGACGATGAAGGCCCAGCCGGGCGACAAGCCGATTCAACGGTTGGACGCGATGAGCGGCGGCGAGAAATCACTCACCGCGCTCGCCTTTATCTTCGCGATCCAGCGCCACAACCCCGCGCCGTTCTACGCGCTCGACGAGATCGACGCCTTCCTCGACGCGGCCAACGCCGAGCGGGTGGGCGAGCTGGTCGACGAGCTCGCGAGCGAGGCCCAGTTCATCGTCGTCTCGCACCGCTCGGCGATGCTCGAACGCTCCGAGCGCGCGATCGGGGTCACGATGCAGGGCGACAACGTCTCGGCGGTGACGGGGATCGAGCTCGGAGCCCAGGAGGCCCCTGCGGATGACTGA
- a CDS encoding segregation and condensation protein A gives MTDTPDPLASAGVGSPGDAVDDAGDTGTEADGDADESEEVEPVELLVRLAEEGEIEPWDIDVVEVTDAFLSRLDAADLRTSGRALFYASVLLRMKSDALLEPDEPEPDPAPEPWEEAWGPEDGAADGGEFGPDPVAALEDEMDRRLDRKQARGTPETLDELVRELREAERDSWWKESRTYDTDGSPKGFQRGTQTLEYRSGDDLRVDDEPTEAEVTATAHTEDIETIIADVQRVLRKQYDAGREEVLYAEIEEAGGSRVETFLAVLFLSHRGHVRLEQDELFGDLWIQNPAADTGSTEAIAD, from the coding sequence ATGACTGACACGCCCGATCCGCTGGCATCGGCGGGCGTCGGGTCGCCTGGCGACGCCGTGGACGATGCTGGCGACACCGGGACCGAAGCCGATGGCGATGCGGACGAATCCGAAGAAGTCGAGCCGGTCGAGCTGCTCGTCAGGCTGGCCGAGGAGGGTGAGATCGAGCCGTGGGACATCGACGTGGTGGAAGTCACCGATGCGTTCCTCTCGCGGCTCGACGCCGCCGACCTCCGAACCTCCGGCCGGGCGCTGTTCTACGCGAGCGTGCTCCTCCGGATGAAAAGCGACGCGCTGCTCGAACCCGACGAGCCGGAGCCCGACCCCGCGCCCGAGCCGTGGGAGGAGGCGTGGGGTCCGGAAGACGGAGCGGCAGACGGAGGCGAGTTCGGCCCGGACCCGGTGGCGGCGCTCGAAGACGAGATGGACCGCCGACTCGACCGGAAACAGGCCCGCGGCACCCCCGAGACGCTCGACGAACTCGTGCGGGAACTCCGGGAGGCAGAACGCGACTCGTGGTGGAAGGAGTCCCGAACCTACGACACCGACGGCTCGCCGAAGGGCTTTCAACGAGGTACTCAGACCCTCGAATACCGGTCAGGCGACGACCTCCGGGTCGACGACGAACCCACCGAAGCCGAGGTCACGGCCACGGCCCACACCGAGGACATCGAGACCATCATCGCGGACGTCCAGCGCGTTCTCCGCAAGCAGTACGACGCCGGGCGCGAGGAGGTGCTCTACGCCGAAATCGAGGAGGCGGGCGGGTCGCGCGTCGAAACCTTCCTCGCCGTGCTCTTTCTCTCACACCGGGGCCACGTCCGCCTCGAACAGGACGAACTGTTCGGCGACCTCTGGATCCAGAACCCGGCAGCCGACACCGGATCGACCGAAGCGATCGCGGACTGA
- a CDS encoding DUF7518 family protein, whose amino-acid sequence MSGNRVEELETRVNELKATVDGLTEELVETKDRLRELEADDSDDSEEYIEAGVGTTPETETDSSEASAVETAVEGDKHTENEEENTTEADDIIVA is encoded by the coding sequence ATGTCGGGCAATCGCGTCGAGGAACTCGAAACGCGGGTCAACGAACTCAAGGCCACTGTCGATGGCCTCACCGAGGAGCTCGTCGAGACCAAGGATCGACTCCGCGAGCTCGAAGCCGACGATTCGGACGACTCCGAGGAGTACATCGAGGCCGGGGTCGGCACGACGCCCGAGACGGAAACCGATTCCTCCGAGGCAAGCGCCGTCGAGACCGCTGTCGAAGGAGATAAGCACACCGAAAACGAGGAGGAGAACACGACGGAGGCCGACGATATCATCGTCGCGTAA